In Marivirga salinae, a single window of DNA contains:
- a CDS encoding ATP-binding protein, with amino-acid sequence MIDLEPEGGNLYLKLISKTSYSTPLRTLSNIEAVSSEEFEHDSSLINTVVILLSGMELIILLINLILFFLRPSLSQATYIILIIISILLVNVVHQSFIGLIDISAWKIHQAEIILNILLVGAYTFFTAFYLKAYQHSKVLFYILVFPFFIIQLAFINEDNSLFLKVSSGLYFVLFVLANILLIIKVWNKERHNCLIYIIANIPPILAATLTILAINGILPSTYLTTKTVYISLLIRDAIFTLAWLKDYFQLQEESLSSKVQINQLKEEKKQLKRVEKFKTQFFNNVSHELKTPLSLIISPLESSLKNEKLVPAIKKDLNLSLKNSKYLLQLVNEMLDLAKLDDAELVAVCQPTDITKLITNIQHNLQDAAQYKDQIIVLNPSEKTIVAYVDQDKFEKIITILISNAIKYSNKSGSIYIKIDKHKKDLNIEVRDEGIGISQNDLARIFDRYFQSENSSKTGGTGIGLFIVKEFMELHQGKVECLSELGKGTTFKLTFPNAIEEYFEEDAPTLISSIDQAKQSILFVEDDAFMRTYLKEKLSEYNSMEAADGQEALNKLEKGVLPDLILTDYMMPNIDGYELALRLKSNPKWRDIPIIFLTAKSLSSEKVKILNLGIDDYVIKPFNLDELKVRIQNALNFSISRKKPLQKEVEDLDNENLQSFKIKLDNFILKNLKNAKLSNEFLSKKLNLSERNLFRKVRAVTGQTPASYIREIRIQKARELMDNEPQMNISEIAQECGMDNLAHFSQSFKKRFGKTPKEYTSISN; translated from the coding sequence GTGATTGATTTAGAGCCTGAAGGTGGCAATCTTTACCTAAAACTGATCAGCAAAACGAGTTATTCAACACCTCTTAGAACATTATCAAACATAGAAGCCGTTTCTTCTGAAGAATTTGAGCACGATTCAAGTTTAATTAATACGGTAGTTATACTCCTGAGCGGAATGGAGCTCATCATCTTGTTGATCAACCTTATATTATTTTTCCTAAGGCCAAGCCTCAGTCAAGCTACCTATATTATTCTTATTATCATTAGCATACTACTGGTCAACGTTGTACATCAATCTTTTATAGGGCTTATAGATATCAGTGCATGGAAAATACATCAGGCAGAAATCATTCTCAATATTCTTCTCGTTGGAGCTTATACATTTTTTACTGCATTTTATCTCAAAGCCTACCAACATTCAAAAGTTTTATTTTACATATTAGTATTTCCATTTTTTATTATTCAACTAGCTTTTATCAATGAAGATAACAGCTTGTTTTTAAAAGTAAGCTCAGGCTTATATTTCGTACTATTTGTTTTAGCAAATATATTGTTGATCATAAAAGTGTGGAATAAAGAACGGCACAATTGCCTCATTTATATAATTGCTAATATCCCTCCTATTTTGGCTGCCACTTTAACCATTCTTGCCATAAATGGAATTTTACCAAGCACATATTTAACAACCAAGACTGTATATATCAGTCTATTGATTAGGGATGCCATCTTTACTCTTGCTTGGCTAAAAGATTACTTCCAACTTCAAGAAGAATCTTTATCAAGTAAAGTGCAAATCAACCAACTCAAAGAAGAAAAAAAACAGCTGAAGCGCGTTGAAAAATTTAAAACACAATTTTTCAATAATGTATCGCATGAACTTAAAACTCCATTATCGCTAATCATATCTCCACTGGAAAGCAGTTTGAAGAATGAAAAACTAGTGCCAGCTATTAAAAAAGACCTTAATCTTTCTTTAAAAAACAGTAAATATTTGTTGCAGCTTGTAAATGAAATGCTCGATCTGGCAAAACTGGATGATGCTGAACTTGTTGCGGTTTGCCAACCCACTGACATTACAAAGCTCATAACAAATATTCAACACAATTTGCAAGATGCTGCACAATATAAGGACCAAATTATTGTGCTGAATCCTTCTGAAAAGACTATAGTAGCATACGTTGATCAGGATAAATTTGAAAAGATCATTACGATCTTAATTTCTAATGCGATTAAATACAGCAATAAGTCTGGCAGTATTTATATTAAGATTGATAAGCATAAAAAAGATTTAAATATTGAAGTTAGAGATGAAGGCATAGGAATTAGTCAGAACGACTTAGCAAGAATATTTGATCGCTATTTTCAATCAGAGAACTCATCAAAAACAGGAGGTACAGGGATTGGTCTTTTCATTGTAAAAGAATTCATGGAATTGCATCAAGGGAAAGTTGAATGTCTTAGTGAATTAGGAAAAGGAACAACTTTTAAACTTACATTTCCGAATGCTATTGAAGAATATTTTGAGGAGGATGCTCCCACCTTAATCTCTTCAATAGATCAAGCAAAGCAAAGCATTTTGTTCGTGGAAGACGATGCTTTCATGCGTACGTATTTGAAAGAAAAATTGTCCGAATACAATTCAATGGAAGCCGCTGACGGACAAGAAGCCTTGAATAAATTGGAAAAAGGTGTTCTGCCAGACCTAATCCTCACGGATTATATGATGCCTAATATTGATGGATATGAATTAGCGCTAAGGTTAAAAAGCAATCCTAAATGGAGGGATATTCCGATTATTTTTTTAACAGCGAAAAGTCTTAGCAGCGAAAAAGTAAAAATATTGAATCTTGGTATAGATGATTATGTAATAAAACCTTTTAATCTGGATGAACTAAAAGTACGAATTCAAAATGCTTTAAATTTTTCAATTAGCCGCAAAAAGCCTCTTCAAAAAGAAGTAGAGGATTTAGATAATGAAAACCTGCAATCGTTTAAAATTAAGCTGGATAATTTTATTCTGAAGAATTTAAAGAACGCTAAACTTTCAAATGAGTTTTTAAGCAAAAAACTAAATTTAAGCGAGCGTAATTTGTTTAGAAAAGTAAGAGCCGTCACTGGTCAAACCCCAGCAAGTTACATTCGGGAGATTCGTATACAGAAAGCACGTGAGTTAATGGACAATGAACCGCAAATGAATATCTCAGAAATCGCTCAGGAATGTGGCATGGATAACCTGGCTCATTTCAGTCAGTCATTCAAAAAGAGGTTCGGCAAAACCCCTAAAGAATATACATCTATAAGTAATTGA
- a CDS encoding SIR2 family NAD-dependent protein deacylase, which yields MQKKLVVLTGAGISAESGIPTFRGADGLWEGHDVMEVASPQGWAKNQALVLDFYNQRRKAVLEAEPNEAHKILAELEEYYDVQIITQNIDDLHERGGSSNVLHLHGEIRKARSCQDENLIYELDGWEINEGDLCEKGSQLRPHIVWFGEMVPMIEPAARITASADILLVVGTSLQVYPAAGLIHQVETDVPIYVVDPSTPEYYGNNQVSAIAKSAVEGMKELKEKLKPLNPQREN from the coding sequence ATGCAAAAGAAATTAGTCGTCTTAACCGGAGCCGGAATAAGTGCAGAAAGTGGCATTCCTACCTTCAGAGGAGCCGATGGATTATGGGAAGGACATGATGTGATGGAAGTAGCTTCACCTCAAGGCTGGGCTAAAAATCAAGCATTGGTATTAGATTTCTATAACCAAAGAAGAAAAGCCGTATTAGAGGCAGAACCTAATGAAGCACACAAAATATTGGCAGAACTAGAAGAATATTATGATGTCCAAATCATCACACAAAACATTGATGATTTGCATGAAAGAGGTGGTTCATCCAATGTTTTGCATTTACATGGAGAAATTAGAAAAGCCAGAAGCTGTCAGGATGAAAATCTAATCTATGAACTGGACGGTTGGGAAATTAATGAAGGAGACTTATGCGAAAAAGGCTCTCAATTACGTCCACATATTGTTTGGTTTGGTGAAATGGTTCCGATGATTGAGCCGGCAGCTCGCATTACCGCTTCCGCAGATATATTATTAGTAGTAGGCACTTCCTTGCAAGTTTATCCTGCTGCAGGTTTGATTCATCAAGTAGAGACTGATGTTCCGATTTATGTGGTAGATCCTAGCACTCCAGAATATTATGGAAATAATCAGGTATCGGCCATTGCCAAAAGTGCAGTAGAAGGAATGAAAGAATTGAAGGAGAAGTTGAAGCCTCTTAATCCCCAACGGGAAAATTAA
- a CDS encoding OmpA/MotB family protein produces MADKEAAVNALKQKVSEALLNFKENDLTVEVKNGKVYVSLAEQLLFNSGSTVVDSKGAEALKKLAQVLKDNQDVNIVVEGHTDDVPISGNNKYLKDNWDLSVLRATSIVRILTNNGASPERVTAAGKGEFSPKASNENAEGRRENRRTEIILTPKLDELFQILETN; encoded by the coding sequence TTGGCCGATAAGGAAGCAGCAGTAAATGCCTTAAAACAAAAAGTGAGTGAAGCACTCCTAAATTTCAAGGAAAACGATTTAACTGTTGAAGTGAAGAATGGGAAAGTATATGTTTCCTTAGCAGAGCAGCTATTATTTAATTCCGGAAGCACAGTGGTTGACTCGAAAGGAGCAGAAGCTTTAAAGAAATTAGCCCAAGTATTGAAAGATAATCAGGATGTAAATATTGTTGTAGAAGGTCACACTGATGATGTGCCTATTTCTGGAAATAATAAATATTTAAAAGATAACTGGGATTTAAGTGTTTTAAGAGCTACTTCTATTGTAAGGATTTTAACCAATAATGGTGCATCTCCAGAAAGAGTTACGGCTGCTGGAAAAGGAGAATTTTCCCCTAAAGCATCGAATGAAAATGCAGAAGGTAGGAGAGAGAATAGAAGAACAGAAATTATCCTGACTCCAAAATTAGATGAGTTATTCCAGATTTTGGAAACGAATTAG
- a CDS encoding mechanosensitive ion channel family protein produces the protein MKVGQIKWMLSLFVGLLIAFQIQAQDSIENQKKSLVGVKSVVDSQAVKPKKVKVQKPAIKSDSLKFQKDSLKKEEKAEKTTEKDFEADTLIVKTEKREEGEGFGESKIKELSNLISSANIFYTIVFLLFGFAFIKVITFILNGLAERSTKYRIAFKGSIPIVKIVGWVIIILLIIVVIYQPSVASMLAVSASIGVAIGFASQDILKNIFGGIVILLDRPFVSGDKIEVDKYYGEVVEIGLRSTRIVTPDDSLVSVPNAVMMNSSLSNSNAGEPNCQVVAEIYLPLTIDTIKTREIATQAATVSKYIYLGKPITVLFFNEVNNNHSYYKMRVKAYVMDIRDEFRFKSDMTELIITELVKEEVLDGKF, from the coding sequence ATGAAGGTAGGGCAAATAAAATGGATGCTTTCTTTGTTTGTTGGGCTATTAATTGCTTTTCAAATTCAAGCTCAGGACAGTATAGAAAATCAAAAGAAAAGCTTGGTTGGAGTAAAATCCGTAGTGGATTCTCAAGCTGTAAAACCAAAAAAAGTAAAAGTTCAAAAGCCAGCTATAAAATCAGATTCTCTTAAATTTCAAAAGGACAGTTTAAAGAAGGAAGAGAAAGCAGAAAAAACTACAGAAAAGGATTTCGAGGCGGATACTTTAATAGTGAAAACTGAAAAAAGAGAAGAGGGGGAGGGATTTGGAGAAAGCAAAATCAAAGAATTGTCTAATTTGATTTCCAGTGCTAATATCTTCTATACTATTGTTTTTTTACTTTTTGGCTTTGCATTTATTAAAGTCATCACTTTTATACTAAATGGACTTGCTGAAAGAAGCACTAAATATAGAATTGCTTTTAAAGGCTCTATTCCGATAGTTAAAATCGTAGGATGGGTCATCATTATCCTATTAATTATTGTAGTGATTTATCAGCCTTCCGTAGCCTCCATGCTGGCGGTTTCCGCTTCTATTGGAGTCGCGATTGGCTTTGCTTCTCAGGATATATTGAAGAATATATTTGGAGGGATCGTCATTTTGCTCGACAGACCCTTTGTGTCAGGGGATAAAATTGAGGTAGATAAGTATTATGGTGAAGTAGTGGAAATAGGTTTGCGTTCTACTCGCATCGTTACTCCTGATGATTCTTTGGTTTCTGTTCCTAATGCAGTGATGATGAATAGTTCTTTATCCAACTCTAATGCAGGAGAGCCCAATTGTCAGGTGGTAGCTGAAATATATTTACCGCTAACCATTGATACTATTAAAACCCGAGAAATTGCCACTCAAGCCGCTACAGTCTCCAAATATATTTATTTAGGAAAGCCTATTACAGTCCTGTTCTTTAATGAAGTCAATAATAATCATTCTTATTATAAAATGAGAGTAAAAGCCTATGTAATGGATATTCGTGATGAATTCCGTTTTAAAAGCGATATGACCGAATTAATCATCACAGAACTGGTCAAAGAAGAGGTATTGGACGGTAAATTTTAG
- a CDS encoding OmpA family protein, translated as MRQPFTILLILIAVNFTFAQQDTPKNLGQNINSSYQETKPVISPDGNTLFFARQNYPENYAGSNDPQDIYVSEKRNGNWSSAQNIGEPLNDKYPNGVSSVTPDGNTMLIINGYNEYGDVLDGASISHRKGGRWQYPQMINIQEFYNLNEYIDYYLANNERTLLLAIETEESFGDQDLYVSFRIDERNWSKPVNLGRQINSSSPEFSPFLAADNKTLFFASYGHNGYGDADIFYSKRLDDSWQNWSKPENLGTDVNTKEFEAYYTIDASGEDAYFVTTKGSVANSKDIYQMTLPYKFRPDPVLLLNGEVVDLANGKKLEAEIEFVNTNNYNKNEDVISNTENGFSHILEQGALYQYLPVKRDYVGILQYQDLTKLSEYLEKEQKLGMLPIAVGSEIPVHHITFVNNADIFRSDAYYELDRFASILQSNPQMQIEIIGHTAQLPLEAENDRLSYNRAKAVAEYFEKKNVHPDRLRINGAGEKVSFSSNTDIALKNGIALEDRITIKIISMNWEKPKPKDTDEDGIIDLEDDCPTLAGVAENNGCPEITEETKEVLKEALEGIEFELASDVIREQSLPILDKVVTVMEENPDYNLKISGHTDNQGDDDANLLLSHKRAQATKKYLLDQGIAILRLDAVGYGEMQPVESNDTAEGRAKNRRVEFEIVFD; from the coding sequence ATGCGTCAACCTTTTACCATTCTATTGATCCTTATTGCTGTGAATTTTACATTCGCTCAACAGGATACTCCAAAAAATTTGGGTCAGAATATTAATTCCTCTTATCAGGAAACCAAGCCAGTGATTTCACCTGATGGCAACACCTTGTTTTTTGCCAGGCAGAATTACCCGGAAAATTATGCTGGTTCCAATGATCCACAGGATATTTATGTGTCGGAAAAAAGAAATGGGAACTGGTCTAGCGCCCAAAATATTGGAGAACCATTGAATGATAAATACCCTAATGGGGTAAGCTCGGTAACGCCTGATGGTAATACGATGCTGATTATAAATGGCTATAATGAATATGGAGATGTGCTAGATGGTGCTTCTATTTCCCATAGAAAAGGTGGAAGATGGCAATATCCTCAAATGATTAATATTCAAGAGTTTTATAACCTAAATGAATATATCGATTATTATTTAGCCAATAACGAACGAACACTTTTACTGGCCATTGAAACTGAAGAGAGTTTTGGTGATCAAGATTTATATGTCAGCTTTAGAATAGATGAAAGAAATTGGTCTAAGCCAGTAAATTTGGGCAGACAAATAAACTCTTCTTCTCCCGAGTTTTCTCCTTTCTTGGCGGCTGATAATAAAACCTTATTTTTTGCTTCATACGGGCATAATGGATATGGCGATGCCGATATTTTTTACTCTAAAAGACTGGATGATAGTTGGCAAAATTGGTCCAAACCTGAGAATTTGGGGACTGATGTCAATACAAAAGAATTTGAAGCCTATTATACTATAGATGCCTCAGGAGAAGATGCTTATTTCGTGACCACTAAAGGGAGTGTTGCAAATTCTAAGGATATCTATCAGATGACGTTGCCTTATAAATTTAGACCTGATCCCGTTTTATTATTAAATGGTGAGGTCGTGGATTTAGCAAATGGCAAAAAGCTTGAAGCAGAAATTGAGTTTGTGAATACCAATAATTACAATAAAAATGAAGACGTTATTTCCAATACTGAAAATGGGTTCTCTCATATTTTAGAGCAAGGCGCACTTTATCAATATCTACCTGTTAAAAGAGATTATGTAGGAATTTTACAATATCAGGATTTAACAAAGCTAAGTGAATATTTAGAGAAAGAACAAAAACTTGGTATGCTACCAATTGCTGTGGGATCTGAAATCCCTGTTCATCATATCACTTTCGTAAATAATGCCGATATTTTCAGGTCTGATGCTTATTATGAATTGGATCGATTTGCTTCCATATTGCAAAGCAATCCTCAGATGCAAATTGAAATTATAGGACACACTGCCCAACTACCTTTAGAGGCCGAAAATGATAGATTATCCTACAATAGAGCCAAAGCAGTGGCAGAATATTTTGAGAAGAAAAACGTACATCCTGATAGATTAAGAATTAACGGAGCAGGAGAGAAGGTTTCTTTTTCTTCGAACACAGATATTGCTTTGAAAAATGGTATAGCCTTAGAGGACCGCATCACCATCAAAATCATCAGCATGAACTGGGAAAAGCCAAAGCCAAAAGATACTGATGAAGATGGAATTATTGATTTAGAGGATGATTGCCCAACTTTAGCGGGAGTAGCAGAAAATAATGGTTGTCCTGAAATTACGGAAGAAACCAAAGAAGTGTTGAAAGAAGCTCTGGAAGGTATTGAATTTGAATTAGCTTCTGATGTGATCCGTGAGCAATCGCTTCCAATTTTGGATAAAGTGGTTACCGTTATGGAAGAAAATCCTGATTACAATTTAAAGATTTCAGGTCATACGGATAATCAAGGAGATGATGATGCCAATTTATTATTATCGCATAAAAGGGCTCAAGCCACCAAAAAATATCTGCTGGATCAGGGAATTGCTATTTTGAGGCTAGATGCAGTGGGTTATGGTGAAATGCAACCGGTAGAAAGCAATGATACAGCCGAAGGCAGAGCAAAGAATAGGAGAGTGGAGTTTGAGATTGTGTTTGATTAA
- a CDS encoding polysaccharide biosynthesis/export family protein encodes MLIRNITLFILVAILFASCVGNKRLVYLQKDDLHENQPKDTVLREYDLTYHDYKIQPQDILSVQFTSITDEDFDIFSDFGMGGGNAGGGGGGMLALRGELVDPQGQIGFPVVGKIKVQGMTIFEVQDTLQSIAARYVEDPVVKVRLLNYRFTILGEVNGESVITTQNTRVTFMEAIGMAGGLTELASRDNVKVVRQKGDTAEVFYIDLLEEEFLESEKFYVYQNDIIIVPPLQQRPIRRYYSQNLSLLLSSVSAVLFIGSFFGLSATR; translated from the coding sequence ATGTTGATTAGAAATATTACATTATTTATTCTTGTAGCCATACTATTTGCTTCTTGTGTAGGCAATAAACGCCTGGTGTATCTTCAAAAAGATGATTTACATGAAAATCAGCCTAAAGACACGGTTTTAAGGGAATACGATTTAACTTATCACGACTATAAAATCCAACCGCAGGATATACTTTCAGTTCAGTTTACAAGTATTACAGATGAAGACTTTGATATCTTCAGTGATTTTGGAATGGGTGGAGGAAATGCTGGTGGTGGAGGCGGTGGTATGCTTGCATTAAGAGGTGAACTAGTAGATCCACAAGGTCAGATTGGTTTTCCGGTTGTGGGGAAAATTAAAGTGCAAGGCATGACCATTTTTGAAGTGCAAGATACATTGCAAAGCATAGCCGCACGGTATGTAGAAGACCCAGTAGTGAAGGTCCGGCTGTTAAACTATAGGTTTACCATTTTAGGTGAGGTAAATGGAGAGAGTGTCATTACCACCCAAAATACGAGAGTTACTTTTATGGAGGCCATAGGAATGGCTGGAGGACTTACCGAATTAGCCAGTAGAGATAATGTAAAGGTTGTTCGCCAAAAAGGTGATACTGCTGAAGTTTTTTACATTGATTTATTAGAAGAAGAATTTCTAGAATCCGAAAAGTTTTATGTTTATCAAAATGATATTATAATTGTTCCACCATTGCAGCAAAGACCCATCAGACGGTATTACAGTCAAA